Part of the Pseudomonas baltica genome is shown below.
GCTTGTGTGTCGTGATGTTCGCCCGGCTGGCCGATCTGGCCCTCGCATTGTTCGCCCAGATCACCAGCGGCTGCAGCTGGCTGGCGTTACTGCTGACGCCGGCGCTGGGCATGCTGGTGGTGTTCCTCACCCGGCGTTTGTTTCCCGGCAGCGAGGGCAGCGGTATCCCGCAGGTGATCGCCGCAACGCGTCTGAGCGCAGCGGGCAAGCCGGTCAGTGGCCTGGTGTCGTTGCGCATCGTGCTGGGCAAGATCGGCCTAGGGACCTTGGCCTTGACGGGTGGTTTTTCCGCCGGCCGCGAAGGCCCTTCCGTGCAGGTTGCCGCTTCGCTGATGCACGCTGCGCACCGCTTTTTGCCCAACAGCCGGGTCATCCGCGTGCAGGACATGATTCTCGCCGGCGGCGCCGCGGGCATTGCCGCCGCGTTCAACACGCCGCTGGCCGGTATTGCCTTCGCCGTCGAAGAACTCGGACGCAAACTCGAGACCCGCACCAGCGGCGTGCTGCTCAGCACCATCATCCTGTCGGGCATGATCGCCATCGGCGTGCAGGGCGATTACAACTATTTCGGTCGCCTCAACGCTGTTGCCGACAGCCGCGCGATCATCCTCCCGGTGCTCTGCCTGGGGCTGCTGTGCGGCGTGCTCGGCGGGCTGTTCAGTCGCTTGCTGCTGATGCCCCAGCGTAATGGCCAGCATGCGGTCTGGCGCTGGCGCAGCAGCCACCCGGTGTGGTTCGCGGGCATCTGTGGCTTGCTGGTGGCGAGCCTGGGCTGGGCCACCGGCGGCCTGTCGTTCGGCAGCGGCTACGGGGTCACCAACGACATCATCAATCACGGCCAAAGCATCCCCTGGTATTCGGCGCCGGCGCGTTTCCTGGCCACGCTCGCGACCTACTTCTCCGGCATCCCCGGCGGCATCTTCGCGCCGTCGCTCGCCGTCGGCGCAGCGCTGGGCGGCAATGTCGCGCAGCTGTTCGATCTGGCAGCGCAACCGATCATTGCGCTGTGCATGGCTGGCTTTCTGGCCGCGGTGACCCAATCGCCGATCACCTCGGCGATCATCGTCATGGAAATGATCGACAGCCACGGCATGGTCATCAGCCTGATGGCCGTGGCCCTGATCGCCAAGGCGGTGAGCTCGCGGCTGGGACCGGAGTTGTATCAGCAGTTGGCGTTGGGGTATTGGCGCAGGAGGCAGCGCCAGCAGACGGACGCCGTCAGCGCCACGGAGCCGGCGAAGGCGCAATAAAAATAGGCCCCGAAAGCGGAACCTGGAACCTTGCCGCATATGCCGATGTTGGGCGGGCGGCGCTTCCAGGTGCCTTTGACGGCGCTGGGGGCAGGGTATTACGCGCTGCGGGATCGGTTCGGGATCTAGAGCCTAAGCCGTCCCCCGCTCGACAATCTCGAACCCCACATCCTCGACCAGCTCCCCACGGCCCACCCGGCCCTCGATGCGCTGCAACAGGAACTGCGCCGCCAACTGCCCGATCCGCGCGCCATCCGCCCTTACCGTGGTCAGCGGCGGTTGGATGTGCGCGGCAAAATCCAGATCGCCAAAGCCCATCACCCCCAGTTGCTCCGGCACGCGCAAGCCTCGGGCCTGAGCTTCGGCAAGCACGCCTTGGGCGAGCAGGTCGATGCTGCAGATCACCGCGTCGATATCACTGTGATGATCGAGAATCTGCGTCAGGCCGCTGCGCCCGTAACCGACACTCACCGGCACCTCCACCAGTACCGTTTCGAGCACCGTCGCACCGGCCGCCAGCAAGGTGGCGCGGCAAGCGTGCAAGCGCGAGGCGGCGCGGGCATCGTTGCTCCACACCAGGCCGAAGCGTCGATAACCCTTGGCCAGCATGTGTGCGGCCATGGCTGCGCCAGCGGCGGCGTGAGAGAAACCCACCACCGCATCGATGGGCTGGTCCTTCAGTTCCCATGCCTCGACCACGGGCAGGTCGCGGTTGATCAGGCGTTGCCGGGCGCTCTCGTTGCTCAGCGCGGTGGTCAGCACCAGGCCGTCGGGGCGCCGTGACAGCAGGGTGTCGACCAGCTCGATTTCGCTTTGCTCGCTGTAGCCGGACTGGCACAGCATCAACTGGTAGCGCTCTTTGGCCAGTGCCTGCGACAGGTGGCGGATGGTCTCGACGAACACGTGGTTGGCGATGCTCGGCATCACCACGATCACCAGCCGGCTGCGCTGCGAGACCAGGCTGCCGGCCGCCAGATTGGGCACGTAGCCGATCTTGTCGATGGCTTTGCGGACGCGTTTGGCGGTGCGCTCGGACACCATGCCGGGGCGGTTGATGACCCGCGACACGGTGATCGCCGACACCTGCGCCAGGCGCGCGACGTCATCGAGGGTGACGGGGGCGCTGCGCAGGGCAGGGGGCTTGAGACTGGATTCGAGCATGGGCTGGGTCTGCCAAGGGTGCGGGAACAGGTCCGAGTGTAGCGGCAAAATACTCAGCATTGAATGACTGACGAGCGATTCCCATCCACTGGGATTTTTTGCCTTGAGGCGGTTTGCAGCCGCAAGGCATCCAGGCATAAAATTGCTGACAGCGCTGTCATTTTGTTAGCGCTGTCATTCGGCGATCGACGCTTTTTCTGCGGCCCATGAGGCGCCACAGGGCTGGAGTCAATGGCAGCCGATCGCGCTGTTCACCCAGAAAGCCAACAACAATAACGAGGCTCTCCATGAACCAACGCAGCATCCATCTGCCGGGTGAGGCCGCCGCGCCGATCGGCTCGGTCGACAGTCAGACGGCGGCACGCACGGCGACGCGCTACCGCTACCTGATTCTGACCCTGATCACCATCGTCCTGGCCTTGAGCAGCGGCGATCGCGCGGCCATCTCGGTGGCGGGCTCGGACATGAGCAAGGAGCTGGGCATCAGCTCGGTGGAGATGGGCTATCTGTTCTCCGCGTTCAGCTGGGCCTATGTAGTGTTCCTGATTCCCGCCGGCTGGCTGAGCGACCGTTTTGGCTCGAAAAAAACCCTCACCGCGGCGATCGCCCTGTGGTCGGTGTTCACCGTCGCCATGGGCCTGGTGCACTTCATCGGCATGGTGGTACCGCTGCTGCTGGCGCTGCGCTTTATGCTCGGGGTCGCGGAGTCGCCGGTAGGGCCGGGCTGCACACGGGTCATCGCCTCGTGGTTCCCGTCTTCGGAGCGGGGCATGGCCGGGGCGATCTTCAACAGCGCCCAGTACATCTCGCTGGCGTTCTTCACGCCGCTGATGGGCTGGTTGTGTTTCCGTTTCGGCTGGGAATACGTGTTCATCGTCATGGGCTTGGTGGGGCTGGTCATCGCGCTGGTGTGGTGGAAGCTCTACTACCTGCCGGTCAAGCATCCGCGCATGAACAGCGCCGAGCTGGACTACATCCGCACGGGCGAGGGTCTGGTCGATCTCGAAAGCCGTCAGGCGGCTCCCGGCGATGCGTTCAAAGGCCGCTCGCAGCTGGCTGAGGTCGGCCTGTTGTTCAAGAGCCGCATGCTGGTGGGCATGTTCATCAGTCAGTACTGCGTGAGCGCCATCACCTGGTTCTATGTGACCTGGTTCCCCATCTACCTGGTCAAGGAGCGCGGTTTCGACATTCTCCAGGCCGGGCTGGTGGCCTCGATCCCGGCGCTGTGCGGACTGGTCGGTGCGGTGTCCTCGGGGTTCTTTTCCGACTGGCTGGTGCGCCGTACGCAATCGCTGAGCATCGCCCGCAAGACCCCGATCGTCACCGGCGTGCTGCTGAGCTCGAGCATGATGCTGTGCAACTACGTCGACTCCCAGGTGCTGGTGATCGCGGTGATGAGCCTGGCGTTCTTCGGCAAGGGTTTCGGCAACCTGGGCTTCAGCGTGGTCGCCGACACCGCGCCACGGGAGATGGTCGGCATGACCGGCGGCGTGTTCAACGCCATGGGCAATATCGCCGGCATCGTCACGCCGGTGGTGATCGGCTATCTGCTGCATTCCAGCGGCTCGTTCAACAGTGCCCTGCTGTATGTCGGCGCCCACGGCCTGCTGGCGGCTTTTTCCTATCTATTCATTGTCGGTCGCATCCAGCGTTTGCAGCTGTCCGACCTGACCGTCAATCCCCTTTCACGTTAACTCTGCCTGGAGGCACCCCATGATCGAAAGCAACGTGTACATCGACCCCAAGATCGCGTCCATGGAGGTTGGCGAGGCCAGCACCGATCGCATCGAATGGATCAAGCTGTCGCTGACCATCCTGCCCCTTGCTGCGCCCATCAGCGACGCCAAGGTGTTGACCGGCCGGCAAAAGCCGCTGACCGAGATCGCCTTCGTGTTCGCTGAGATCCGCACCCGCGAAGGCCATGAAGGCATCGGCTTCGGCTACTCCAAGCGCGCGGGTGGCCCGGGCCTGTATGCCCATGCCAAGGAGATCGCCCCGGTACTGCTGGGCGAGGACCCTAACGACATCGCCCGGCTGTTCAACAAGCTGCTGTGGGCCGGTGCCTCCATGGGCCGCAGCGGTCTTACCACCCAGGCCATCGCGCCGTTCGACATCGCCCTCTGGGACCTCAAGGCCAAGCGCGCCAAGCTGCCACTGGCCAAGCTGCTGGGCGCCCATCGCGATTCAGTGCAGTGCTACAACACCTCCGGAGGCTATTTGTCGACGCCACTCGAAGCGGTGCTCGATAACGTCGTGCAGTCGCGCGAGAACGGCATCGGCGGGATCAAGATCAAGGTCGGCCAACCCGACACCAGCATCGACTTCAAACGCGTCAAGGCCGTGCGCGAGCGCCTCGGCGAGGGCTTCCCGTTGATGGTCGATGCCAACCAGCAATGGGACCGCATCACCGCCCAGCGCTTCGGCCGCCAATTGGAGCAGTTCGACCTGACCTGGATCGAAGAGCCGCTGGACGCCTACGACACCGAAGGCCACGCGGCCTTGGCCTCCTCGCTGGATACCGCTATCGCCACCGGCGAGATGCTCACCAGCTTTGGCGAGCACGCGCAACTGATCAGCGCCCGCGCCTGCGATTTCGTCCAGCCCGATGCCCCTCGGGTCGGCGGCATCACGCCGTTTTTGCAGATCATGAACCTGGCCAGCTTC
Proteins encoded:
- a CDS encoding chloride channel protein, with amino-acid sequence MKQLFAPLRRRFTSARWRTRLTLWIAATVAGLCVVMFARLADLALALFAQITSGCSWLALLLTPALGMLVVFLTRRLFPGSEGSGIPQVIAATRLSAAGKPVSGLVSLRIVLGKIGLGTLALTGGFSAGREGPSVQVAASLMHAAHRFLPNSRVIRVQDMILAGGAAGIAAAFNTPLAGIAFAVEELGRKLETRTSGVLLSTIILSGMIAIGVQGDYNYFGRLNAVADSRAIILPVLCLGLLCGVLGGLFSRLLLMPQRNGQHAVWRWRSSHPVWFAGICGLLVASLGWATGGLSFGSGYGVTNDIINHGQSIPWYSAPARFLATLATYFSGIPGGIFAPSLAVGAALGGNVAQLFDLAAQPIIALCMAGFLAAVTQSPITSAIIVMEMIDSHGMVISLMAVALIAKAVSSRLGPELYQQLALGYWRRRQRQQTDAVSATEPAKAQ
- a CDS encoding LacI family DNA-binding transcriptional regulator, whose product is MLESSLKPPALRSAPVTLDDVARLAQVSAITVSRVINRPGMVSERTAKRVRKAIDKIGYVPNLAAGSLVSQRSRLVIVVMPSIANHVFVETIRHLSQALAKERYQLMLCQSGYSEQSEIELVDTLLSRRPDGLVLTTALSNESARQRLINRDLPVVEAWELKDQPIDAVVGFSHAAAGAAMAAHMLAKGYRRFGLVWSNDARAASRLHACRATLLAAGATVLETVLVEVPVSVGYGRSGLTQILDHHSDIDAVICSIDLLAQGVLAEAQARGLRVPEQLGVMGFGDLDFAAHIQPPLTTVRADGARIGQLAAQFLLQRIEGRVGRGELVEDVGFEIVERGTA
- a CDS encoding MFS transporter — translated: MNQRSIHLPGEAAAPIGSVDSQTAARTATRYRYLILTLITIVLALSSGDRAAISVAGSDMSKELGISSVEMGYLFSAFSWAYVVFLIPAGWLSDRFGSKKTLTAAIALWSVFTVAMGLVHFIGMVVPLLLALRFMLGVAESPVGPGCTRVIASWFPSSERGMAGAIFNSAQYISLAFFTPLMGWLCFRFGWEYVFIVMGLVGLVIALVWWKLYYLPVKHPRMNSAELDYIRTGEGLVDLESRQAAPGDAFKGRSQLAEVGLLFKSRMLVGMFISQYCVSAITWFYVTWFPIYLVKERGFDILQAGLVASIPALCGLVGAVSSGFFSDWLVRRTQSLSIARKTPIVTGVLLSSSMMLCNYVDSQVLVIAVMSLAFFGKGFGNLGFSVVADTAPREMVGMTGGVFNAMGNIAGIVTPVVIGYLLHSSGSFNSALLYVGAHGLLAAFSYLFIVGRIQRLQLSDLTVNPLSR
- a CDS encoding L-talarate/galactarate dehydratase, which encodes MIESNVYIDPKIASMEVGEASTDRIEWIKLSLTILPLAAPISDAKVLTGRQKPLTEIAFVFAEIRTREGHEGIGFGYSKRAGGPGLYAHAKEIAPVLLGEDPNDIARLFNKLLWAGASMGRSGLTTQAIAPFDIALWDLKAKRAKLPLAKLLGAHRDSVQCYNTSGGYLSTPLEAVLDNVVQSRENGIGGIKIKVGQPDTSIDFKRVKAVRERLGEGFPLMVDANQQWDRITAQRFGRQLEQFDLTWIEEPLDAYDTEGHAALASSLDTAIATGEMLTSFGEHAQLISARACDFVQPDAPRVGGITPFLQIMNLASFKGLNLAPHFAMEIHLHLAAAFPQEPWLEHFEWLEPLFNERLVLRNGRMQVPNRPGLGFSLSDQAQAWTVDRAEFGKRP